The following are encoded in a window of Mycolicibacterium tusciae JS617 genomic DNA:
- a CDS encoding DDE-type integrase/transposase/recombinase produces MIDLSRSSWHYRSHPRPRVADPVPHKDRAYPSRIGVSDRAAIAEHILAGWLTGMSVDQSFAEMWDAGVVLASRRSWWRIAAAIEDQSARPVAPTRSNNKAPRSAPVLKATGPQQIWSWDITDLRSPWRGVAFKAYSIIDIYSRKIVGWRVEERECDDMAVEMFETAFTEHGPPLVVHADSGPAMRSTVLKDLLADLGIGRTHNRPHVSNDNPYSESEFRTMKYRPNYPGVFDDLDAARAWVSAYVPWYNQHHRHSGIALFTPDEVHSGTWTRQWDRRDHALQAYYDAHPERFRNRPHTNSPSPVVGINLPAETDPNRLHAA; encoded by the coding sequence ATGATCGATCTGTCGCGCTCGAGCTGGCACTACCGATCGCACCCGCGCCCGCGCGTGGCCGACCCGGTGCCGCACAAGGATCGGGCCTACCCCTCGCGTATCGGCGTCTCCGACCGTGCGGCGATCGCCGAACATATCCTCGCCGGCTGGCTGACGGGGATGTCGGTGGATCAGTCCTTCGCCGAGATGTGGGATGCCGGTGTGGTGTTGGCGTCGCGGCGGTCGTGGTGGCGCATCGCGGCCGCGATCGAGGATCAAAGTGCGCGGCCGGTCGCGCCGACCCGTTCGAATAACAAGGCGCCACGGTCGGCGCCGGTGCTCAAAGCGACCGGACCGCAACAGATCTGGAGTTGGGATATCACCGACTTGCGGAGCCCGTGGCGTGGTGTGGCGTTCAAGGCGTACTCGATCATCGACATCTACTCCCGCAAGATCGTGGGCTGGCGGGTCGAGGAACGCGAGTGCGACGACATGGCCGTGGAGATGTTCGAGACCGCGTTCACCGAACACGGACCACCCTTGGTGGTGCACGCCGATTCCGGGCCGGCGATGCGCTCCACCGTGCTCAAGGACCTCCTCGCCGATCTCGGAATCGGCCGGACCCACAACCGGCCCCACGTCAGCAACGACAACCCGTACTCCGAATCGGAGTTCCGCACGATGAAGTACCGACCGAACTACCCGGGCGTCTTCGACGATCTCGACGCCGCCCGCGCCTGGGTGAGCGCCTACGTGCCTTGGTACAACCAGCACCACCGCCACAGCGGCATCGCGCTGTTCACTCCGGACGAGGTTCACAGCGGAACGTGGACGCGGCAATGGGATCGCCGCGACCACGCCCTACAGGCCTACTACGACGCCCACCCCGAACGCTTCCGCAACCGTCCACACACCAACAGTCCCAGCCCCGTCGTCGGCATCAACCTCCCCGCCGAAACCGACCCCAACCGACTCCACGCAGCTTGA
- a CDS encoding DUF3253 domain-containing protein, producing the protein MSETQLREAILALAHERAPAKTICPSDAARAVGGDQWRDLMEQARHISRDLARAGEVEIMQHGEVLDPDAQWRGPIRIRAI; encoded by the coding sequence GTGAGTGAGACGCAACTACGCGAGGCGATCCTGGCGCTGGCCCACGAGCGGGCGCCTGCCAAAACCATCTGCCCGTCGGACGCCGCACGCGCGGTCGGCGGTGATCAGTGGCGTGACCTGATGGAGCAGGCCCGCCACATCTCGCGAGACCTCGCGAGAGCCGGCGAAGTGGAGATCATGCAGCATGGCGAGGTGCTCGACCCGGACGCGCAGTGGCGCGGACCCATCAGGATCCGCGCCATCTGA